Part of the Paenibacillus sp. FSL R7-0273 genome is shown below.
GGAACTCCTATTTCATTCCTAGGCATTCCCTTAAGTGAAACTGTTTATACTTCTTCTGTATTGCCTCCATTATTCTTGGTATGGATCTTGTCTTATCTCGAAAGATTCCTTAACAAGCACATGAATGATGTGATTAAACCCGTACTTGTTCCGCTTTTATGTCTGGCCATTATGGTACCGCTGACGCTGGTGTCCATTGGTCCGATCACTTCACTGGCTGCCTATGGCATTGCTGATGGATACAACTTCCTGGTCGATCATGTACCTGCGCTGGCTGGAATCGTTGTTGGCGCGTTTTATCAGCTGCTTGTTATTTTCGGAGTACACTGGGGAACTACACCTTTGGTACTGGCCAACTACGAGCAATACGGGCAGGATTCCTTCCAGGTCTATATTACGATCGCCGTTATTTCTCAGGTAGGCGCCGCATTAGGCGTTCTTTTGAAAACCAAAGACAAAGAATTGAAAAAAATCTCGACTTCAGCGGGTTTGACCGGGATCTTTGGGATTACCGAGCCCGCAATTTACGGGGTAACCTTACGTCTTAAAAAGCCGTTCATCTACGGATGTATTGCCGGTGGAGCCGGCGGTCTTGCTGCAAGCTTCTTTGATCCGCACTACTTTGCTTATGCCGGACTGTCCGGACCGCTAACGATCATTAACGGCTACAGTGCTGATTATCCAATGTCCTTATGGGGGATTTTACTCGGTGCCGGTATCGCTTTGATCCTGCCGGTCATTCTGGCCCTGATCTTCGGATGCGGGGATGATACAGCGAAAGTTACAGCAAGTGCAGCCAATACTGCAGCCAATACTGTAGAGCCAAGCGCAGCTATCGTAAGCAGCACTGAAACTGTTAGTGCAAGTATTGAAGAAATCATTACATCTCCGCTAAGCGGACAAGTGCTCCCGCTCACAGCAGTGCCGGATGAAGTATTCAGCACAGGCGCAATGGGACAAGGGGTAGCGATCGTGCCGGATCAGAACAAAGTGGTTGCGCCTTTTGACGGAGAGGTTGCGATGGTCGCTCCATCGAAGCATGCAATTGCGATGATTTCCAAAGATGGCACGGAGCTGCTGGTGCACGTAGGAATAGAGACCGTCAAGCTGAAGGGCCGTCCGTTTACCGTGAAGGTACAAGCCGGAGATCGATTCAAGCAAGGCGATGTGCTTGTCGAATTCGATAAAGAGATGATTGAGAGTGCAGGTTATCCGATTATTACGCCGATTATTTTAACGAATGCACAGGAATATCAGCAGGTCGGCATTGAAGACGCTAAACAAATTTCCTTTAATAAAAAACTGTTTACACTAAAACACTGATCCAGGGAGGATACAACATGAGTAAATTACCGGCAGATTTTCTATGGGGCGGTGCACTGGCTGCACATCAATTTGAAGGAGGCTGGAATGCAGGCGGTAAGGGGCCTAGTGTCGTTGACGTTTTAACTGCAGGGGAGCACGGTGTAGCCCGTGTGATTACTGATACAGTAGAGGAAGGTACGTTTTATCCGAACCATGAAGCAATTGATTTCTACGGCCGGTATAAGGAAGACATCGCTTTATTTGCCGAGATGGGCCTGAAATGCCTGCGTACCTCAATCGCCTGGAGCCGGATTTTCCCGAATGGAAATGAAGAGGAGCCTAACGAGCAGGGACTGCAATTTTATGACGATGTGTTTGACGAGCTGCTTAAGCATAATATAGAGCCAATCATCACGCTGTCCCACTTTGAAATCCCGCTTTATATTGCCAGAGAATACGGCGGCTTCAGAAACCGCAAGGTTATTGGGTACTTCGTGAACTTTGCGGAAGCTGTTTTCAAACGGTACAAGGATAAAGTGAAATACTGGATGACCTTTAATGAAATCAACAACCAGATGGATGTGAACAATCCGCTGTTCTTGTGGACCAACTCCGGCGTTATTGTCAATGAAGGTGAAAATGCCAAGGAAGTTATGTACCAGACCGCCCACAATGAGTTAGTTGCCAGTGCTTTGGCGGTTATCAAAGGGAAAGAAATCAACCCGGACTTCCAGATTGGAGCCATGGCGGCTCATGTGCCGATCTATCCCTATTCCTGTAACCCGGAAGACATCATGCTGGCTGAAGAAGAGCTGCGTAAACGGTACTTCTTCCCGGATGTGCAGGTGCGCGGAACCTACCCGAGATATGCCTTAAAGGAATTTGAACGGGAAGGCTACAAGCTCCAAATTGAGGACGGGGATTACGAAATTCTGAAGCAGGGTACCGTGGACTATTTAGGATTCAGCTATTATATGTCAACTACTGTGAAAAGCGGCGTTGTCAGAGATAATCTCGAAACAACGGTTAACAGCAGCATGCCGAATTCCGTAGACAATCCGTACATCAAGTCTACCGACTGGGGCTGGGCGATTGATCCGACAGGATTAAGATATACGCTTAACCGTTTCTATGACCGCTACCAGATTCCGTTGTTCATTGTTGAAAATGGATTTGGCGCTATTGATGAGCTCGAAGCCGACGGCTCCATTCATGATCCGGAGAGAATTGAGTACCTGAAATCCCATATTGAAGCGATCAAAATCGCCGTTGATTATGACGGAGTGGATCTGATCGGCTACACCCCTTGGGGCATTATCGATATTGTTTCTTTTACAACGGGAGAAATGAAGAAACGCTACGGTATGATTTATGTCGACCGTGATAATGAAGGCAACGGCTCGATGGAACGTTACAAGAAGGATTCTTTTGAGTGGTACAAAAAGGTCATTCAGACCGATGGAGAGCAGCTGTAAACTAAATCGTTAGGCCTGCCAGTATGGGGGCCTATTTTTTTTGAAAAAAACGATATATAGATTGAACTTAAGAATTTATGTTAAGGAAAGAGTGGCGGAGGTGAATTTTGGAACTGGAAGAGCGGTAGCGACCGCCTTTGTCTGCGGATTTCAACCGTTAAAAATGGTATAAATAAAGAAATCTGCAGACAACAGCGGCTGGAAGTCCAAACATTCTCTGGAGTCACATGCAATCCCAAAACAGCAATATTATTAGTTCAATCTATATAGTTGTTGTATATTAGTTTGACCGGATTTATTTAAAACAGGTGAAGAACAAGAAATAGAAGTATGATCTCAGGAGGAGACAGGATGACAATCAAGCTTATCGCAGTAGATATGGACGGAACGTTTCTCAATAAAGAGATGGGATATGACAAGCCAAGGTTCGCTAAACAATATGCAAAGATGAAGGAGCAGGGAATCCGGTTTGTGGTGGCGAGCGGCAACCAGTATTATCAGCTGAAATCCTTTTTTGATGAGATCCAGGATGAAATCAGTTATGTGGCTGAAAATGGCGCTTATATCGTTGATCAGGGGCAGGAAGTGTCCGCTGTTGATATTCCCAAGGAGGATATAGAGCTGGTTCTGAAAGAGCTGGTCTCCAATAAAAAGTTTCAGATTGTGTTATGCGGCAAAGAAAGTGCCTATGTGCTGGACAGTGTATCGGACACCTTTTTTAATATAGTAAACAAATATTATCACCGGTTAAAAAGAGTGGGCAGCTTCGATGAGGTGAATGACCAGATTCTTAAATTTGCCCTCTCCTGTCCGGATGAGGAAACGCTTCAGTTAAGAGATCTGCTGCGGAGCAGCATCGGAAGCACGGTAACCGCTGTCTCCAGTGGGCATGGAAGTATTGATCTGATTGTGCCGAAGTTCCACAAGGCGTCCGGTATTCAACTGCTGCAAGACAAATGGGGTATAAAAGATGACGAAACAATGGCCTTTGGTGACGGAGGCAATGACATTGAAATGCTGAGACATGTAAAATATAGCTTTGCCATGGAGAACGGATCGGATGAAGTGAAGGTGGCGGCAAAGTATCTGGCACCGGCTAACACTAACAGCGGTGTATTGGAAGTAATTGACCAGTATTTTGCAGGGCGGGGTCCATTTCAGGATTGATGATGCCAGACTGTGCCGGTAACACTGAAGGTTAGGTTTTACATTTCTCTGCCCTTATGCGAATATTGCACGAATGTTTATCCATTAAACTAAGCTGGTTGCAAATAATAACGTTTATGGACAGGGAGGCAGTGATTTGAAGAAGCTTATCAACAAGTCAATCTCAATGGCGCTGGTTTTAATTATGGCCTTTGGATTTGCGACCAATGGATTGACAGTAATGGCAGAGAGCAGCAGCGCGAATGAAGCCCTTCAGGGTCAGGCAGACCAGCCGCTGGTATTGCTGGAGGGAAATTCGGCATGGAAGTATGTTGACGACGGTACCGATCAGGGTACGGTCTGGCAGGCAGTTTATGATGATTCCGGCTGGAAGTCGGGACTGGCTCCCCTGGGCTACAAGGATAACGGCAGCGGGGTCAGCACAACGCTTTTTGGCGGACTGAACACAAATATAAGCTATGGCAGCAGCAAATCTAAGAAATATATGACCTCGTATTTCCGTACGAATGTTAATGCTGACCTGGAGCAAGTAAAAGCTCTTGGTAAGATTGAAGGCACACTCGCCTTCGATGATGGCATTGTCCTGTATTTAAACGGAACAGAAATCTATCGTGAAGGTATGCCTGCCGGAGTGATTGATTACTTAACAAAAAGTACTTACTCCAAAAGTGATCCTAACATCTCCAAGGTAGATCTGACGGACGTTGTGAAGGCAAATCTGAAGGACGGCAACAATGAGCTTGCTGCTGAAGTCCATCAGGCAAATGCAAGCAGCTCGGACCTGTATTGGGACATGAAGCTGACCGCCTATCCGGCAGCTGAGCCGGAAGTGCCTGGCCGGGGCAAGCCTGAATCAGTTGCGCTTACCTTTAACGGAAATCCGCAGACCAGTATGGGATTTGCCTGGTATGCTCCTGAGACAGTAACGGGCACTAAGCTGGAGGTTGTAGAAGCAGCTAAAGTAACGGGAAGCGTCTTCCCGGCCGAGGGTATTCTGACCTATGAAGGCACTACGGTTGTCGCGAGTGTCTATAACTCAAAAGCAGACAAATCTGCCGGCAAAACGTCTGTTATCTCAAGCCATAAAGTGCTTGCGGACAACCTTCAGCCGGGTACTACATATGCGTACAGAGCCGGTGACGGACAGGAAGGCAACTGGAGTGACATTGGAACCTTCACAACAGAAGCAGCAGCGAATTCCTCTTATCAGTTCCTGTATACTACGGATTCCCAGGGTACAACTGAAGAGGATTTTGATATCTGGAATCACACCCTGCAGGAGGGACTCAGTAAATTCCCGGATGTTGAATTCATCCTGAATTCAGGCGATCTGGTGGATAACGGGGATATTGAAGAGCAGTGGGGCTGGTTCTTTGACAAGCCAAAGGCAATTCTGCAGAATATCCCGCTGGTCCCTCTGGTAGGAAATCACGAAAGCAAGAATTACAGCAATTATACGGGGCATTTTAATCTTCCGAATGTTTCGAATACAGGTGCGAAGCCGGATGGATCTGTCTATTCACTGGACTATGGCCCGGCACACTTTATGGTGCTTAACACCGAATATTACGGCAAAAGCTCCAATGCGGCAAACAATGAAATCTACTATAAACAAGTAGAATGGCTGCGCAGTGAAGTAGCCAAGTCAGATAAGCAGTGGAATATTGTGCTGCTGCATAAATCGCCTTACTCCGTAGCGAGTCACACTAATGACACGGATGTTCTGTTCTACCGTGCAGAGCTGACAAAAGTGTTCGATGAGCTGGGCATTGATATGGTGATCGGCGGTCACGATCATACGTATACCCGCAGCTATCAGATGCTTAACAACGTGCCTTTGACTGATATTGTTCCGGATTCCTCCGGCACAGTGACAGATCCGGAGGGTACGCTCTATCTGATTACCAATGCGGCAGGCAACAAGAAATACAATGTTGCCTCCGGCACCTTCCCGTTTGCGGCCAAATACGAGCAGCCAGGCAAGGAAATGTTCTCAGGCTTCACTGTTACAGAAAACGAACTGAG
Proteins encoded:
- a CDS encoding beta-glucoside-specific PTS transporter subunit IIABC — its product is MATKVRDYTKLAGDILEAIGGEENVASATRCATRLRLVLKNNEPKAKETVASMPGVITVVENSGQFQVVIGQHVGEVYEEFVKLVNVEASDTELENKGSVLNRVIATMSAVFAPFVYILAAAGLLQGALIVLKLLFADFVNTGTYQVLSFISWAPFTYLPIFIAITASKHFKTNTYIAVACSAALVSTSWGDMAAQIAGGTPISFLGIPLSETVYTSSVLPPLFLVWILSYLERFLNKHMNDVIKPVLVPLLCLAIMVPLTLVSIGPITSLAAYGIADGYNFLVDHVPALAGIVVGAFYQLLVIFGVHWGTTPLVLANYEQYGQDSFQVYITIAVISQVGAALGVLLKTKDKELKKISTSAGLTGIFGITEPAIYGVTLRLKKPFIYGCIAGGAGGLAASFFDPHYFAYAGLSGPLTIINGYSADYPMSLWGILLGAGIALILPVILALIFGCGDDTAKVTASAANTAANTVEPSAAIVSSTETVSASIEEIITSPLSGQVLPLTAVPDEVFSTGAMGQGVAIVPDQNKVVAPFDGEVAMVAPSKHAIAMISKDGTELLVHVGIETVKLKGRPFTVKVQAGDRFKQGDVLVEFDKEMIESAGYPIITPIILTNAQEYQQVGIEDAKQISFNKKLFTLKH
- the bglA gene encoding 6-phospho-beta-glucosidase BglA, whose protein sequence is MSKLPADFLWGGALAAHQFEGGWNAGGKGPSVVDVLTAGEHGVARVITDTVEEGTFYPNHEAIDFYGRYKEDIALFAEMGLKCLRTSIAWSRIFPNGNEEEPNEQGLQFYDDVFDELLKHNIEPIITLSHFEIPLYIAREYGGFRNRKVIGYFVNFAEAVFKRYKDKVKYWMTFNEINNQMDVNNPLFLWTNSGVIVNEGENAKEVMYQTAHNELVASALAVIKGKEINPDFQIGAMAAHVPIYPYSCNPEDIMLAEEELRKRYFFPDVQVRGTYPRYALKEFEREGYKLQIEDGDYEILKQGTVDYLGFSYYMSTTVKSGVVRDNLETTVNSSMPNSVDNPYIKSTDWGWAIDPTGLRYTLNRFYDRYQIPLFIVENGFGAIDELEADGSIHDPERIEYLKSHIEAIKIAVDYDGVDLIGYTPWGIIDIVSFTTGEMKKRYGMIYVDRDNEGNGSMERYKKDSFEWYKKVIQTDGEQL
- a CDS encoding Cof-type HAD-IIB family hydrolase, which gives rise to MTIKLIAVDMDGTFLNKEMGYDKPRFAKQYAKMKEQGIRFVVASGNQYYQLKSFFDEIQDEISYVAENGAYIVDQGQEVSAVDIPKEDIELVLKELVSNKKFQIVLCGKESAYVLDSVSDTFFNIVNKYYHRLKRVGSFDEVNDQILKFALSCPDEETLQLRDLLRSSIGSTVTAVSSGHGSIDLIVPKFHKASGIQLLQDKWGIKDDETMAFGDGGNDIEMLRHVKYSFAMENGSDEVKVAAKYLAPANTNSGVLEVIDQYFAGRGPFQD